One segment of Enterobacter ludwigii DNA contains the following:
- the uxaC gene encoding glucuronate isomerase has product MTPFMTEDFLLDTEFARRLYHDYAKDQPIFDYHCHLPPQQVAENYRFKNLYDIWLKGDHYKWRAMRTNGVAERLCTGDASDREKFDAWAATVPHTIGNPLYHWTHLELRRPFGITGKLLSPATADEIWDRCNELLAQDTFSARGIMKQMNVKMVGTTDDPIDSLEHHAVVARDTSFDIKVLPSWRPDKAFNIEQATFNDYMAKLAEVSDTDIRRFADLQSALTKRLDHFAAHGCKVSDHALDVVMFAESNEAELDSILARRLSGESLSEHEVAQFKTAVLVFLGAEYARRGWVQQYHIGALRNNNQRQFKLLGADVGFDSINDRPLAEELSKLLSKQNEQNLLPKTILYCLNPRDNEVLGTMIGNFQGEGMPGKMQFGSGWWFNDQKDGMERQMTQLAQLGLLSRFVGMLTDSRSFLSYTRHEYFRRILCQMIGRWVTAGEAPADIQLLGEMVRNICFNNARDYFAIELN; this is encoded by the coding sequence ATGACACCGTTTATGACCGAAGATTTTCTGTTAGATACCGAATTTGCTCGCCGCCTGTACCACGACTACGCCAAAGACCAGCCAATTTTCGACTACCACTGCCATTTACCGCCGCAGCAGGTTGCCGAAAATTACCGTTTCAAAAACCTGTATGACATCTGGCTGAAAGGTGACCACTACAAATGGCGTGCGATGCGCACCAACGGCGTGGCGGAGCGCCTGTGTACCGGTGATGCAAGCGACCGCGAGAAGTTTGACGCCTGGGCGGCGACCGTTCCGCACACCATCGGCAACCCGTTATATCACTGGACGCACCTTGAGCTGCGCCGTCCGTTCGGCATCACCGGAAAGCTGCTCTCCCCGGCTACCGCCGATGAAATCTGGGATCGGTGCAATGAATTACTGGCGCAGGATACCTTCTCCGCCCGCGGTATCATGAAGCAGATGAACGTGAAGATGGTGGGGACCACTGACGATCCGATTGACTCCCTGGAACATCACGCGGTGGTCGCCCGCGATACCTCGTTTGATATTAAAGTGCTGCCAAGCTGGCGTCCGGATAAAGCCTTTAATATCGAACAGGCGACGTTCAATGATTACATGGCGAAGCTGGCGGAAGTGTCTGACACCGACATTCGTCGTTTTGCAGACCTGCAGAGCGCGCTGACCAAACGTCTGGACCACTTCGCGGCACACGGCTGTAAAGTCTCTGACCACGCGCTGGATGTGGTGATGTTTGCGGAATCAAATGAAGCTGAGCTTGATAGCATTCTGGCACGTCGCCTGTCCGGTGAATCCCTGAGCGAGCACGAAGTGGCACAGTTCAAAACGGCGGTGCTGGTCTTCCTCGGTGCGGAATATGCTCGCCGCGGTTGGGTGCAGCAATACCACATTGGTGCCCTGCGCAATAACAACCAGCGTCAGTTTAAACTGCTGGGCGCGGACGTGGGCTTCGACTCCATCAACGATCGCCCGCTTGCGGAAGAACTTTCTAAGCTGCTGAGCAAACAGAACGAGCAAAATCTGCTGCCAAAAACCATCCTCTACTGCCTGAACCCGCGCGATAACGAAGTGCTGGGTACCATGATCGGTAACTTCCAGGGTGAAGGTATGCCAGGCAAGATGCAGTTCGGTTCCGGCTGGTGGTTCAATGACCAGAAAGACGGGATGGAGCGTCAAATGACGCAGCTGGCGCAGCTGGGTCTGTTAAGCCGCTTTGTGGGCATGCTGACCGACAGCCGTAGCTTCCTTTCTTACACGCGCCACGAATATTTCCGCCGCATTCTGTGCCAGATGATTGGCCGCTGGGTAACCGCGGGTGAGGCCCCTGCCGATATTCAGCTGCTGGGCGAAATGGTGAGAAACATCTGCTTTAACAATGCGCGCGACTACTTCGCCATTGAACTGAACTAA
- a CDS encoding UxaA family hydrolase, whose translation MQYIKIHSLDNVAVALADLAEGEVVTVDNQTVTLRQAVTRGHKFAVKPIAQGDNVVKYGLPIGHALADIAPGEHIHSHNTRTNLSDLDEYSYQPDLAAEEAQAADREVQIYRRANGEVGIRNELWILPTVGCVNGIARQIQTRFLKETHDAEGTDGVHLFSHTYGCSQLGDDHINTRTMLQNMVRHPNAGAVLVIGLGCENNQVDAFRDTLGEFDPERVHFMVCQHQDDEVEAGIEHLHQLYEVMRHDRREPGKLSELKFGLECGGSDGLSGITANPMLGRFSDYVIANGGTTVLTEVPEMFGAERILMSHCRDEETFEKTVTMVNDFKQYFIAHNQPIYENPSPGNKAGGITTLEEKSLGCTQKAGASPVVDVLRYGERLKTHGLNLLSAPGNDAVATSALAGAGCHMVLFSTGRGTPYGGFVPTVKIATNSELAAKKKHWIDFDAGQLIHGKGMPQLLTEFVDTIVEFANGRQTCNEKNDFRELAIFKSGVTL comes from the coding sequence ATGCAATACATCAAAATCCATTCGCTGGATAACGTTGCCGTCGCGCTGGCGGATCTGGCCGAAGGTGAAGTTGTCACCGTTGATAACCAGACGGTAACCCTGCGTCAGGCGGTGACTCGCGGGCATAAGTTTGCCGTGAAGCCGATCGCCCAAGGAGACAACGTTGTTAAATACGGTCTCCCGATTGGTCATGCGCTGGCGGATATTGCGCCGGGTGAGCATATTCATTCCCACAACACCCGCACCAATCTGAGCGATCTGGACGAGTACAGCTATCAACCTGATTTAGCGGCGGAAGAAGCGCAGGCGGCGGATCGCGAGGTACAGATCTACCGCCGGGCGAACGGTGAGGTGGGGATCCGCAACGAGCTGTGGATCCTTCCCACCGTCGGCTGCGTGAATGGGATCGCGCGTCAAATCCAGACGCGTTTCCTGAAAGAGACCCATGACGCCGAAGGTACGGACGGTGTGCACCTGTTCAGCCACACCTACGGCTGTTCTCAGCTTGGCGACGACCACATCAACACCCGCACCATGCTGCAAAACATGGTCCGCCACCCGAACGCGGGCGCGGTGCTGGTGATTGGCCTGGGCTGCGAGAACAATCAGGTGGATGCGTTTCGCGACACGCTGGGTGAGTTTGACCCCGAGCGCGTGCACTTTATGGTGTGTCAGCACCAGGATGATGAAGTGGAAGCGGGCATTGAGCACCTTCACCAGCTGTATGAGGTGATGCGTCACGACAGGCGTGAGCCGGGCAAGCTGAGTGAGCTGAAGTTTGGCCTGGAGTGCGGCGGGTCTGATGGCCTGTCCGGGATCACCGCGAACCCGATGCTGGGCCGCTTCTCAGATTATGTGATCGCCAACGGCGGTACGACGGTGCTGACAGAAGTGCCGGAAATGTTCGGCGCTGAACGTATTCTGATGAGCCACTGTCGCGACGAAGAGACGTTTGAGAAGACCGTCACGATGGTGAACGACTTCAAGCAGTACTTTATCGCCCACAACCAGCCGATTTATGAAAACCCGTCTCCGGGTAACAAAGCGGGCGGGATCACCACGCTTGAAGAGAAGTCTCTCGGCTGCACGCAAAAAGCGGGCGCCAGCCCGGTGGTTGATGTCCTGCGCTACGGTGAACGTCTTAAAACGCACGGTCTGAATTTGCTCAGCGCACCGGGTAACGATGCGGTTGCGACCAGCGCGCTGGCCGGCGCCGGCTGCCACATGGTGCTGTTCAGCACCGGGCGCGGGACACCGTACGGTGGCTTTGTGCCGACGGTCAAAATCGCGACCAACAGCGAGCTGGCAGCGAAGAAAAAACACTGGATCGACTTTGATGCAGGCCAGTTAATCCACGGCAAAGGGATGCCGCAGTTGCTGACGGAATTCGTGGATACCATTGTGGAGTTTGCCAACGGCAGACAGACCTGTAACGAGAAGAATGACTTCCGCGAACTGGCGATCTTCAAGAGTGGCGTGACGCTGTAA
- the sstT gene encoding serine/threonine transporter SstT has product MSTQSTGLFARLAQGSLVKQILVGLVLGILLAMVSKPAAEATGLLGTIFVGALKAVAPVLVLMLVMASIANHQHGQKTNIRPILFLYLLGTFSAALTAVVFSFLFPSSLHLTSAAGDITPPSGIVEVLRSLLMSMVSNPITALMNANYIGILVWAIGLGFALRHGNETTKNLVNDVSNAVTFMVKIVIRFAPIGIFGLVSSTLATTGFGALLGYAQLLVVLIGCMLLVALVINPLLVFWQIRRNPYPLVLTCLRESGVYAFFTRSSAANIPVNMALAEKLNLDRDTYSVSIPLGATVNMAGAAITITVLTLAAVHTLGIPVDLPTALLLSVVASLCACGASGVAGGSLLLIPLACNMFGIPNEIAMQVVAVGFIIGVLQDSCETALNSSTDVLFTAAACQAEDARLAKNALRG; this is encoded by the coding sequence ATGAGCACACAATCAACTGGTCTCTTTGCGCGCCTGGCGCAAGGCAGTCTCGTTAAACAAATTCTGGTAGGGCTGGTACTGGGGATTCTGCTGGCAATGGTGTCAAAACCGGCTGCGGAAGCGACGGGGCTGCTTGGCACCATTTTCGTTGGCGCACTGAAAGCCGTGGCACCGGTGCTGGTGCTGATGCTGGTCATGGCGTCAATTGCCAATCATCAACACGGACAAAAAACCAACATTCGCCCTATCTTGTTCCTGTATCTGCTGGGCACCTTCTCTGCAGCCTTAACAGCCGTCGTTTTCAGCTTCCTGTTCCCTTCCTCGCTGCACCTGACCAGCGCTGCGGGTGATATCACCCCGCCATCCGGTATTGTGGAAGTGCTGCGCAGCCTGCTGATGAGCATGGTCTCTAACCCGATTACGGCACTGATGAACGCTAACTACATCGGCATCCTGGTCTGGGCGATCGGTCTTGGTTTTGCCCTGCGTCACGGCAACGAAACAACGAAAAACCTGGTCAACGACGTGTCGAACGCCGTGACCTTTATGGTCAAAATCGTGATTCGCTTTGCGCCAATTGGCATCTTCGGTCTGGTCTCTTCCACACTGGCGACCACCGGCTTTGGCGCACTGCTGGGCTATGCGCAGTTGCTGGTGGTACTGATTGGTTGCATGCTGCTGGTTGCGCTGGTAATTAACCCGCTGCTGGTGTTCTGGCAGATCCGCCGTAACCCGTATCCGCTGGTGTTAACCTGCCTGCGCGAGAGCGGTGTGTATGCGTTCTTCACCCGCAGTTCTGCGGCAAACATTCCGGTTAACATGGCGCTGGCGGAGAAGCTGAATCTGGATCGCGACACCTACTCGGTTTCCATCCCGCTGGGTGCGACCGTGAATATGGCGGGTGCGGCAATTACCATTACCGTGCTGACGCTGGCGGCTGTGCATACGCTGGGCATTCCGGTCGATCTGCCCACGGCGCTGTTGCTGAGCGTGGTGGCGTCGCTGTGTGCGTGTGGTGCATCGGGTGTAGCGGGTGGTTCGCTGCTGCTGATCCCACTGGCGTGCAATATGTTCGGTATCCCGAATGAGATTGCCATGCAGGTAGTGGCCGTCGGCTTTATCATCGGTGTATTGCAGGACTCCTGCGAAACCGCGCTGAACTCCTCAACGGACGTGCTGTTCACCGCAGCGGCATGCCAGGCGGAAGACGCGCGTTTAGCGAAGAACGCGTTACGCGGGTAA
- a CDS encoding TerC family protein, which yields MHSVGTPMLWGGFAVVVLIMLAIDLFLQGRRGAHGMTMKQAAAWSLVWVTLSLLFCAAFWWYLASTEGRAVADPQALAFLTGYLIEKALAVDNVFVWLMLFSYFAVPAALQRRVLVYGVLGAIILRTIMIFAGSWLITQFEWLLYVFGAFLLFTGIKMALAKEDGSAIGDRPLVKWIRGHLRMTDKIESEHFFVRKNGLLFATPLLLVLILVELSDVIFAVDSIPAIFAVTTDPFIVLTSNLFAILGLRAMYFLLAGAAERFSMLKYGLSVILVFIGIKMLIVDFYHIPIAISLGVVFGILIVTLLINTWVNRQHDKKQQME from the coding sequence ATGCATTCTGTCGGCACTCCCATGTTGTGGGGCGGATTCGCGGTTGTCGTGCTCATCATGCTGGCGATCGACCTCTTTTTGCAGGGGCGTCGCGGCGCACATGGCATGACCATGAAACAGGCTGCGGCCTGGTCACTGGTGTGGGTCACCCTCTCCCTGCTCTTCTGTGCTGCCTTCTGGTGGTACCTGGCCTCAACGGAAGGCCGCGCGGTTGCCGATCCTCAGGCGCTCGCGTTCCTCACCGGCTATCTGATTGAAAAAGCCCTGGCGGTCGATAACGTCTTCGTCTGGCTGATGCTGTTCAGCTACTTTGCCGTGCCTGCGGCCCTGCAGCGTCGCGTGCTGGTGTACGGCGTGCTGGGTGCGATTATCCTGCGTACGATTATGATCTTCGCCGGAAGCTGGCTGATTACGCAGTTCGAATGGCTGCTGTATGTCTTTGGCGCATTCCTGCTGTTCACCGGGATCAAAATGGCGCTGGCAAAAGAAGATGGCTCCGCCATTGGCGACCGTCCGCTGGTGAAGTGGATCCGTGGTCATCTGCGCATGACCGACAAGATCGAGAGCGAGCACTTCTTCGTGCGTAAGAACGGCCTGCTTTTTGCCACGCCGCTGCTGCTGGTGCTGATTCTGGTTGAGCTGAGTGATGTGATTTTCGCGGTAGACAGCATTCCGGCTATCTTCGCGGTCACCACTGACCCGTTCATTGTGCTGACATCTAACCTGTTCGCCATCCTCGGTCTGCGTGCCATGTACTTCCTGCTGGCAGGCGCGGCTGAGCGCTTCTCAATGCTGAAATATGGTCTGTCGGTGATTCTGGTGTTTATCGGTATCAAGATGCTGATTGTCGATTTCTACCACATCCCTATCGCTATCTCGCTCGGTGTGGTGTTTGGCATTCTGATCGTGACGTTGCTTATCAATACCTGGGTTAATCGTCAGCACGATAAGAAGCAACAGATGGAGTAA
- a CDS encoding Gfo/Idh/MocA family protein, whose translation MIRFAVIGTNWITRQFVDAAHETGKFKLTAVYSRSLEQAQSFANDYLVEHLFTSLDEMAQSDAIDAVYIASPNSLHFPQTSLFLSHKKHVICEKPLASNIQEVEAAIQLARDNQVVLFEAFKTASLPNFLLLQQSLPKIGKVRKAFINYCQYSSRYQRYLDGENPNTFNPAFSNGSIMDIGFYCLASAVALWGEPHGVTATASLLESGVDAHGIVVLDYGDFSVTLQHSKVSDSVLPSEIQGEAGSLVIEKISECQKLSIVPRGGKAQELTQPQHINTMLYEAEVFARLVEDNEVNHPGLAVSRTTAKLQTEIRRQTGVVFPADGVGAEAIA comes from the coding sequence ATGATACGTTTCGCAGTTATTGGCACGAACTGGATCACCCGCCAGTTCGTCGACGCCGCCCATGAAACCGGCAAATTTAAGCTCACCGCAGTCTATTCCCGCAGCCTGGAGCAGGCGCAGAGTTTCGCGAACGACTATCTGGTTGAACATCTGTTCACGTCGCTCGATGAGATGGCGCAAAGTGACGCCATTGACGCGGTCTACATCGCCAGCCCAAACTCCCTGCACTTTCCGCAAACGTCGCTGTTTCTCAGCCATAAAAAACATGTGATTTGCGAGAAGCCGCTGGCCTCGAACATTCAGGAAGTGGAAGCCGCGATTCAGCTTGCCCGCGACAATCAGGTGGTGCTGTTCGAAGCGTTCAAAACCGCCAGCCTGCCAAACTTCCTGCTGTTACAGCAGTCTCTGCCGAAGATTGGCAAAGTGCGTAAAGCGTTTATTAATTACTGCCAGTACTCGTCGCGCTATCAACGTTATCTGGACGGTGAAAACCCGAACACCTTTAACCCGGCCTTCTCTAACGGCTCGATTATGGACATCGGTTTTTACTGTCTGGCCTCTGCCGTGGCGCTGTGGGGCGAGCCGCACGGCGTCACCGCCACGGCCAGCCTGCTGGAAAGCGGTGTGGATGCGCACGGCATCGTGGTGCTGGATTACGGTGATTTCAGCGTTACGCTGCAGCACTCCAAGGTGAGCGATTCCGTTCTGCCCAGCGAAATTCAGGGCGAAGCGGGCTCACTGGTTATCGAGAAGATTTCCGAGTGTCAGAAGCTGAGCATTGTCCCACGCGGCGGCAAAGCGCAGGAGCTGACGCAGCCTCAGCATATTAACACTATGCTCTATGAGGCAGAGGTCTTCGCCCGTCTGGTTGAAGACAACGAAGTGAATCACCCTGGGCTGGCGGTCAGCCGCACCACGGCGAAACTGCAAACCGAGATCCGCCGTCAAACCGGCGTGGTCTTCCCTGCAGATGGCGTGGGCGCAGAAGCTATCGCGTAA
- a CDS encoding YgjP-like metallopeptidase domain-containing protein, with product MNQLTYLQGYPENLLSQVRSLIAEQKLGAVLEKRYPGTHDFATDKALWQYTQDLKNTYLKSAPPINKVMYDNKIHVLKNALGLHTAVSRVQGGKLKAKAEIRVATVFRHAPEAFLRMIVVHELAHLKEKEHDKAFYSLCCHMEPQYHQLEFDTRLWLTHLSLKSNAQ from the coding sequence ATGAACCAACTAACTTATCTCCAGGGCTACCCGGAGAACTTACTTTCTCAGGTTCGCAGCTTAATTGCCGAGCAAAAGCTGGGCGCGGTGCTGGAAAAACGCTATCCGGGTACGCATGACTTCGCGACCGATAAGGCGCTCTGGCAGTATACCCAGGATCTGAAAAACACCTATCTGAAGAGCGCGCCACCCATCAATAAGGTGATGTACGACAACAAGATCCATGTGTTGAAAAACGCGCTCGGCCTGCACACTGCCGTTTCCCGTGTTCAGGGCGGCAAGCTCAAAGCGAAAGCGGAGATCCGCGTTGCCACCGTGTTTCGTCACGCGCCGGAAGCGTTCTTGCGGATGATCGTGGTGCATGAGCTGGCACACCTGAAGGAAAAAGAGCACGACAAGGCCTTCTACTCTCTGTGCTGCCATATGGAGCCGCAGTACCACCAGCTGGAGTTCGATACCCGTTTATGGCTTACGCATTTATCGTTAAAGAGTAATGCGCAGTAG
- the rlmG gene encoding 23S rRNA (guanine(1835)-N(2))-methyltransferase RlmG: protein MSHLDNGFRSLNLKRFPETDDVNPLQAWEAADEYLLQQLDDTEISGPVLILNDAFGALGCALAEHTPYSIGDSYLSELATRENLRHNDIDESSVKFLDSTADYPQAPGVVLIKVPKTMALLEQQLRALRNVVTPQTRIIAGAKARDIHTSTLELFEKVLGPTTTTLAWKKARLINCTFSAPELADAPETLSWTLEGTDWTIHNHANVFSRTGLDIGARFFIENLPDNLEGEIVDLGCGNGVIGLTLLAKNPEASVVFSDESPMAVASSRLNVEINMPDALDRCEFMINNALSGVEPFRFNAVFCNPPFHQKHALTDNVAWEMFHHARRCLKINGELYIVANRHLDYFHKLKKIFGNCTTVATNNKFVVLKSVKLGRRR, encoded by the coding sequence ATGAGCCACTTAGACAACGGTTTCCGTTCACTCAACCTTAAACGTTTCCCGGAAACGGACGACGTTAACCCGCTTCAGGCGTGGGAAGCGGCGGATGAATATCTGCTGCAACAGTTGGATGACACTGAAATCAGCGGCCCGGTTTTGATCCTGAATGACGCGTTTGGCGCGCTGGGCTGTGCTCTGGCAGAACACACGCCTTACAGCATCGGTGATTCCTACCTGAGCGAGCTGGCGACGCGGGAAAACCTGCGCCACAACGACATCGACGAATCCAGCGTTAAGTTCCTCGACAGCACCGCGGACTATCCGCAGGCGCCGGGCGTGGTGCTGATCAAAGTGCCGAAAACAATGGCGCTGCTGGAACAACAATTGCGCGCACTGCGCAACGTCGTTACCCCACAAACGCGTATTATCGCGGGGGCCAAGGCGCGTGATATCCATACCTCAACGCTGGAGCTGTTCGAGAAAGTGCTAGGCCCAACCACCACGACGCTCGCCTGGAAAAAAGCGCGTCTCATTAACTGTACTTTCAGTGCCCCCGAACTGGCCGACGCGCCAGAAACTCTGAGCTGGACGCTGGAAGGCACTGACTGGACAATCCACAACCACGCGAACGTCTTCTCCCGCACCGGCCTTGATATCGGGGCGCGTTTCTTTATTGAAAATCTGCCGGATAACCTGGAAGGCGAAATCGTCGATCTGGGCTGTGGTAACGGTGTGATTGGCCTGACGCTGCTGGCGAAGAACCCTGAAGCGAGCGTTGTATTTAGTGATGAGTCGCCGATGGCGGTGGCCTCCAGTCGTCTGAACGTTGAAATTAACATGCCGGACGCGCTGGATCGCTGCGAGTTTATGATTAATAACGCGCTGTCGGGCGTTGAGCCGTTCCGCTTTAATGCCGTGTTCTGTAATCCCCCGTTCCACCAGAAACACGCCCTGACGGATAACGTCGCCTGGGAGATGTTCCACCATGCACGCCGCTGCCTGAAAATTAACGGCGAGCTGTATATCGTGGCGAACCGTCACCTGGACTACTTCCACAAGCTGAAGAAGATCTTCGGTAACTGCACCACGGTTGCCACCAACAACAAGTTCGTGGTGCTGAAATCCGTCAAGCTGGGTCGCCGCCGCTAA
- a CDS encoding NADPH-dependent 2,4-dienoyl-CoA reductase has protein sequence MSHYPSLFAPLDLGFTTLKNRVLMGSMHTGLEEHPDGAERLAAFYAERARHGVALIVTGGVAPAPSGVGMEGGAVLNDASQLPHHRVVTDAVHREGGKIALQILHTGRYSYQPNLVAPSAIQAPINRFTPHALSHDEILTLIDDFARCAALAREAGYDGVEVMGSEGYLINEFLAARTNQRDDEWGGDYARRMRFAVEVVRAVRERAGADFIIIYRLSMLDLVEGGGTFDETVQLAQAIEAAGATIINTGIGWHEARIPTIATPVPRAAFSWVTRKLKGKVSVPLVTTNRINDPQVAENVIAAGDADMVSMARPFLADAELLSKAQSGRADEINTCIGCNQACLDQIFVGKVTSCLVNPRACHETKMPIFPAVNKKRLAVVGAGPAGLAFAVNAASRGHSVTLFDAAAEIGGQFNIAKQIPGKEEFYETLRYYRRMIDLTGVDLRLNQFVNPADVMEYDEVILASGIAPRRPAIEGIDHPKVLSYLDVLRDKAPVGAKVAIIGCGGIGFDTAMYLSQPGEPTSQNIADFCVEWGIDTSLNQSGGLRPEGPQLPKSPRQIVMLQRKASKPGEGLGKTTGWIHRATLLSRGVKMIPSVSYQKIDDAGLHVLIGGEPQLLQVDHVILCAGQEPKRDLVDPLREAGKTVHMIGGCDVAMELDARRAIAQGTTLALSL, from the coding sequence ATGAGCCACTACCCGTCGTTATTTGCCCCCCTCGATCTGGGGTTCACCACCCTTAAAAACCGCGTGCTGATGGGCTCAATGCATACCGGGCTTGAAGAACATCCGGACGGGGCCGAACGTCTGGCGGCCTTCTATGCCGAGCGTGCACGTCACGGGGTGGCGCTGATTGTTACCGGCGGGGTGGCCCCTGCGCCTTCTGGCGTGGGGATGGAAGGCGGTGCGGTGCTGAACGACGCCAGCCAGCTGCCGCATCATCGCGTGGTCACTGACGCCGTTCACCGGGAGGGCGGGAAAATTGCCCTGCAGATCCTGCACACCGGGCGTTACAGCTATCAACCGAATCTGGTCGCACCGTCGGCCATTCAGGCCCCGATTAACCGCTTTACGCCCCATGCCCTCAGCCACGATGAGATCCTGACGCTGATTGACGACTTCGCCCGCTGTGCGGCACTGGCGCGTGAAGCGGGCTATGACGGTGTTGAGGTGATGGGCTCGGAAGGCTACCTGATCAACGAATTCCTCGCGGCCCGCACTAACCAGCGCGACGATGAGTGGGGTGGCGACTACGCGCGCCGCATGCGCTTTGCAGTGGAAGTGGTGCGCGCCGTGCGTGAACGTGCCGGGGCGGATTTTATTATTATCTACCGCCTGTCGATGCTCGACCTGGTGGAAGGCGGCGGGACGTTCGACGAAACCGTACAGCTGGCGCAGGCGATTGAAGCCGCCGGCGCGACCATCATCAATACCGGCATCGGCTGGCATGAGGCGCGTATTCCGACCATCGCCACGCCGGTGCCACGCGCGGCGTTCAGCTGGGTCACGCGCAAGCTGAAAGGGAAAGTGTCTGTCCCGCTGGTGACCACTAACCGCATTAACGACCCTCAGGTGGCGGAAAATGTGATCGCCGCCGGTGATGCCGACATGGTCTCCATGGCGCGTCCGTTCCTTGCGGATGCCGAGCTGCTTTCCAAAGCGCAGAGCGGGCGTGCAGATGAGATTAACACCTGCATCGGCTGTAATCAGGCCTGTCTGGATCAGATTTTTGTTGGCAAGGTCACTTCGTGTCTGGTCAACCCCCGCGCCTGCCACGAAACCAAAATGCCGATTTTCCCGGCGGTGAATAAAAAACGCCTGGCCGTGGTCGGTGCCGGCCCGGCGGGTCTGGCGTTTGCGGTGAATGCCGCCTCGCGCGGCCACAGCGTAACGTTGTTCGATGCCGCCGCTGAGATTGGCGGGCAGTTCAATATCGCCAAACAGATCCCGGGCAAAGAAGAATTTTACGAAACCCTGCGCTATTACCGCCGAATGATCGACCTGACGGGCGTGGATCTGCGCCTCAACCAGTTTGTAAACCCGGCGGATGTAATGGAGTACGATGAGGTGATCCTTGCGAGCGGGATCGCACCACGCAGGCCTGCGATCGAGGGCATCGATCATCCGAAAGTCCTGAGCTATCTGGACGTTTTGCGTGACAAAGCGCCGGTGGGGGCAAAAGTGGCGATCATCGGCTGCGGCGGGATCGGGTTCGATACCGCGATGTACTTAAGTCAGCCCGGCGAACCCACCAGCCAGAACATTGCCGACTTCTGCGTGGAATGGGGTATCGACACCAGCCTTAACCAGTCCGGCGGCTTGCGACCGGAAGGACCCCAGCTGCCGAAAAGCCCGCGTCAGATCGTCATGCTGCAGCGTAAAGCCAGCAAACCCGGTGAAGGACTGGGCAAAACCACGGGCTGGATCCATCGCGCAACCCTGCTCTCTCGCGGGGTGAAGATGATACCGTCGGTGAGCTATCAGAAGATCGATGACGCGGGGCTGCACGTGCTGATCGGCGGTGAGCCGCAGCTGCTGCAGGTGGATCATGTGATTTTGTGTGCGGGTCAGGAGCCGAAGCGCGATCTGGTGGATCCGCTACGTGAGGCGGGAAAAACGGTACACATGATCGGCGGATGCGACGTGGCGATGGAGCTGGATGCGCGACGCGCCATTGCGCAGGGCACAACGCTGGCCTTGAGTCTCTGA